One region of Vigna angularis cultivar LongXiaoDou No.4 chromosome 10, ASM1680809v1, whole genome shotgun sequence genomic DNA includes:
- the LOC108343265 gene encoding UDP-glucose 6-dehydrogenase 4 yields MVKICCIGAGYVGGPTMAVIALKCPEIEVVVVDIAAPRINAWNSDHLPIYEPGLDDVVKKCRGKNLFFSTDVEKHVAEANIVFVSVNTPTKTQGLGAGKAADLTYWESAARMIADVSKTDKIVVEKSTVPVKTAEAIERILTHNRKGINFTILSNPEFLAEGTAIADLFNPDRVLIGGRETPEGQKAIHALRDVYAHWVPVDKILCTNLWSAELSKLAANAFLAQRISSVNAMSALCEATGADVSQVSHSIGTDSRIGPKFLNASVGFGGSCFQKDILNLVYICECNGLPEVANYWKQVIKVNDYQKNRFVNRVVSSMFNTVSGKKIAVLGFAFKKDTGDTRETPAIDVCKGLLGDKAKLSIYDPQVSEDQITRDLAMKKFDWDHPAHLQPLSPTSNKQVSVVWDAYEAIKDAHGICILTEWDEFKNLDYKKVFDCMQKPAFVFDGRNVVDVNKLREIGFIVYSIGKPLDSWLKDMPAVA; encoded by the coding sequence ATGGTGAAAATTTGCTGCATCGGAGCTGGTTATGTTGGTGGGCCAACCATGGCTGTGATTGCCCTGAAGTGTCCTGAGATCGAGGTGGTGGTCGTGGATATCGCCGCTCCACGAATCAATGCGTGGAACAGCGATCACCTTCCCATATATGAGCCTGGGCTTGATGATGTGGTGAAGAAGTGCAGGGGGAAGAACCTCTTCTTCAGCACTGATGTGGAGAAGCATGTTGCTGAGGCTAACATTGTCTTTGTTTCGGTGAACACGCCGACGAAAACTCAGGGGCTTGGAGCTGGCAAGGCAGCTGATCTCACATATTGGGAGAGTGCTGCTAGGATGATTGCTGATGTTTCCAAAACAGACAAGATTGTGGTCGAAAAATCAACTGTGCCTGTGAAAACGGCTGAGGCAATTGAGAGGATACTGACTCACAACAGGAAAGGAATCAATTTCACAATTCTGTCAAACCCTGAGTTTCTTGCTGAGGGTACAGCGATAGCAGACTTGTTTAATCCAGATAGAGTCCTTATTGGAGGCAGGGAAACCCCAGAAGGTCAAAAGGCTATTCATGCTCTGAGAGATGTATATGCACATTGGGTTCCTGTGGATAAAATCCTTTGCACCAATTTGTGGTCCGCTGAACTGTCAAAGCTTGCAGCCAATGCTTTTCTGGCCCAGAGGATCTCCTCTGTGAATGCCATGTCTGCACTTTGTGAGGCAACTGGTGCTGATGTCTCACAGGTGTCTCACTCAATTGGCACAGACTCAAGAATTGGACCAAAGTTCCTGAATGCCAGTGTTGGTTTTGGTGGATCATGCTTTCAGAAGGACATATTGAACTTGGTGTATATCTGTGAGTGCAATGGCCTCCCTGAGGTGGCTAACTACTGGAAACAGGTCATTAAGGTGAATGACTACCAGAAAAACCGGTTTGTGAACCGTGTGGTTTCTTCTATGTTCAACACAGTTTCAGGGAAGAAAATTGCTGTTCTGGGTTTTGCTTTCAAGAAGGACACTGGTGACACTAGGGAGACCCCTGCCATTGATGTGTGCAAGGGCCTATTGGGAGACAAGGCCAAATTGAGCATATATGATCCTCAGGTTTCTGAGGATCAAATCACGAGGGATTTGGCCATGAAAAAGTTTGATTGGGATCACCCTGCTCATCTTCAACCACTTAGCCCCACTTCCAACAAGCAAGTATCTGTGGTTTGGGATGCCTATGAGGCAATCAAGGATGCACATGGTATCTGCATCTTGACCGAGTGGGATGAGTTCAAGAATCTCGATTACAAAAAGGTTTTTGACTGCATGCAGAAGCCTGCTTTCGTTTTTGATGGCCGAAATGTTGTGGATGTCAACAAGCTCAGGGAAATTGGTTTCATTGTTTACTCCATTGGCAAACCTCTAGATTCATGGCTCAAGGACATGCCTGCAGTGGCTTAA
- the LOC108342235 gene encoding uncharacterized protein LOC108342235 codes for MSYQSMEERKFVCKYCSKRFPCGKSLGGHIRTHMMSENSALGNAERSNATNGMFKLNGRGKRKRDLGSEENGGGGGGGATYGLRENPKKTTRFVHSNSSLQLEKFCKECGKGFLSLKALCGHMACHSEKDKGGNRFESSSSGFAEKQKLAMDSQSDTETSTPRRSKRKRFKTLSNSNNQAQSSVSEVEQGQEEVARCLMMLSKDSSYKGRFSLFTESSDNNSVVLEVKSPSPDTKVTMMNSDGKNFVSGAYVEKKLEQSKEFKYAEVGYDSDNSDSGYFRYGPKEVDSTDSNNGNFKNEVQSSKVGCFSGFEDYDVESRKVPSRSVEFKKFVVENWENDRQDGGAARKFDSKKSKKPNYDSLGQNLVRVSSRKMGNGSANDKVNKYECLTSERDNGYDDSAYESDENSTDSDSYPAPKAYSKRNLSGQKGKKKLKSKKSKAHECPICNKIFRSGQALGGHKRSHFIGGSEENTLVIRPGAAAVPCLIDLNLPAPVDE; via the coding sequence ATGTCGTATCAATCAATGGAGGAGAGAAAGTTTGTTTGCAAGTATTGCAGCAAGAGGTTCCCGTGTGGGAAGTCTCTCGGTGGCCACATCAGAACTCACATGATGAGTGAGAATTCAGCTTTAGGTAATGCAGAGAGGAGCAATGCTACTAATGGTATGTTCAAGTTGAATGGCCGgggaaagaggaagagagattTGGGGTCTGAAGAAAACGGTGGTGGTGGCGGTGGTGGGGCTACTTATGGTCTTAGAGAGAACCCCAAGAAgaccacgaggtttgtacattCCAATTCCAGTTTGCAGCTTGAAAAGTTCTGCAAAGAATGTGGGAAGGGATTTCTGTCATTGAAGGCTCTTTGTGGCCACATGGCTTGCCACTCTGAAAAGGACAAGGGAGGCAATAGGTTTGAGAGCAGTTCTAGTGGGTTTGCTGAGAAGCAGAAATTGGCTATGGACAGTCAATCTGACACTGAAACTTCTACGCCAAGGAGGTCCAAGAGAAAGAGGTTCAAGACCCTTAGCAATAGCAACAACCAAGCTCAATCTTCTGTTTCGGAGGTTGAGCAGGGTCAGGAAGAGGTGGCTAGGTGTTTGATGATGTTGTCCAAGGATTCTAGCTATAAGGGTCGTTTTTCTTTGTTCACAGAGTCTTCTGATAACAACTCGGTTGTTCTAGAGGTTAAGTCACCTTCACCGGACACCAAGGTTACTATGATGAATAGTGATGGTAAGAACTTTGTGTCTGGTGCTTATGTGGAGAAGAAGTTGGAGCAGTCCAAGGAGTTTAAGTATGCTGAAGTTGGCTATGATTCTGATAATTCAGATTCTGGGTATTTTCGATATGGTCCTAAGGAGGTTGACTCCACTGATTCAAATAATGGGAATTTCAAGAATGAGGTTCAGTCTTCGAAAGTGGGGTGCTTTTCTGGGTTTGAGGATTATGATGTTGAGTCAAGGAAAGTGCCAAGCAGGAGCGTTGAATTCAAGAAATTTGTTGTGGAGAATTGGGAGAATGATAGACAAGATGGTGGAGCTGCAAGGAAATTTGATTcaaagaaaagtaagaaaccCAACTATGACTCTCTTGGGCAGAATTTAGTAAGGGTTTCTAGCAGGAAGATGGGGAATGGTTCTGCCAATGATAAGGTGAACAAGTACGAGTGCTTAACCAGTGAAAGAGACAATGGTTATGATGATTCTGCTTATGAGAGTGATGAAAACAGCACAGACAGTGATTCTTATCCAGCTCCGAAGGCTTACAGCAAGAGGAACCTCAGTGGCCAAAAggggaagaagaaattgaagtcAAAGAAAAGCAAGGCACATGAATGCCCAATCTGCAACAAAATTTTCAGGTCAGGCCAAGCCTTGGGGGGTCATAAGAGATCCCATTTTATTGGAGGTTCTGAAGAGAACACCCTAGTGATAAGACCAGGAGCTGCTGCTGTTCCTTGCCTCATTGATCTCAACTTACCAGCACCAGTTGATGAATAG